The sequence TGCCCGGCCGGGCCGATCCTCAACAGTTTCACGGCATCCCCTTTCATCGGATGTCTGACAGCTCGAACCCTATGCATCGATCGGGTTCCACAGCAAGCATTCATCCGATGTCTGAGCGGAAGAGTAGGAATAAATAACGTCAAATGACCCCAACTACGCGAGGAGACGACCATAAGATCCGATGAAAGTCCGGCCGGACCCTTGTCACCGCTGTACGCCCGGCCTAGCCTGCTCGCAGCGGCCCCGCACCAGGTCCTCGGACGATCACGGGGACCGGGGCCGCGCCGCGGGTGCCGGCCGTCGTCGGCAACGAGGGCCCCCGACGACGGCCGGCACCCCACCTTCGACCCGGTGCGCGACCCGGCGGACCGGCCCGGAGCGCGGTGCGCAGCCCGGCAGGACCGGCGGACCGGCGGACCGGCGGACCGGCTCAGAGCGCAGTGCGCAGCCAGCGGGTGATGCTCGCGACGTGCACGGTGGACCAGGCCCGGGCCGTCTCCGCATCGCGCTGCTCCAGCGCGTCCACGATGGCGGTGTGCTCGGCCAGGGTCCGGGCGACCGCGTCCTGCTGGGTGATCCCCCGCCAGAGCCGGGCCCGGACGGTCGGCGCCGAGACGGTGTCCAGCAGCGAGCAGAGCAACGGGATGCCCGCCGCCTCGGCGATCCGCCGGTGGAACTCCAGGTCGGAGGCGACCAGTTCCTCCACCCCCGGCTGTTCACCGAGCCCGGCCAACAGCTGCCGCAGGCCGTCGAGCTGCTCCGGCGTGATCCGCTGGGCGGCCATCGCCGTGGCGGCGGGCTCCAGGATGCCGCGCACCTGGAAGGCCTGGAGCGCGGTGTCGTCGCGGTGGAAGTCCAGGACGAAGGAGACCGCCTCCAGCAGTTCCTGCGGCTCCAGACTGCTCACGTACGTGCCGTCGCCCTGGCGGACGTCCAGGATGTTCAGCAACGACAGGGCCTTGACCGCCTCGCGCAGCGAGTTCCGGGAGAGCCCGAGTTCGGCCGCCAGGTCGGCCTCCCTGGGCAGCCGGTCCCCCGGCCGCAGCGCACCGGAGACGATCATCTCCTTGATCTTCCCGATTGCCTCGTCCGTGACGGCCACCCGACACACCCCTCGACAGATCCGATGTCTGCCCCAGTATGCCGTGCCCGCGCCCGTGGCAGGGGCCCGGCGCATCCCCGTCCCCGGAGGCTCCCGTGCGCAACGTCCGTCGCTCCCTGCCCGTCCCGGTGCTGGCCACCGCGCTGCTGCTGACCTCCTGTACCGGGAGCGGCGGCGGGCCGGCCGCGGCCGGTCCACCGAGGATCGCCGTGGACATTCCTCGGAGCGACTCCGACTTCTGGAACAGCTTCGGCGCACGGCTGGCCGAGGACCGCGGCGGACCGGACACCGAGTTGCTGCCCGTCACCTTCTCCGACGGCGACGTCCACCGGCTGGTGGACCACCTCGGGGAGTTCCGACGGGCGGGTGCCCGCGCGGTGGTGGTCGCCCCGCAGGACACCCGGGCCGCCGCGGCCGACCTCGACCGCCTCACCGCGGCGGGCATCGGGGTGATCAGCGTGGACACCCGCCCGGAGGCCGGATCGGTCTACATGGTGGTGCGGGCCGACAACCGGGCCCACGGCACCAGGGCCTGCGAGTTCCTCGGCGGCCGGCTCGGCGGCCGGGGCAGCCTGGTGGTGCTCCAGGACTCGCTGGACTCGGTGAACAGCTACGAGCGCTCGCAGGCCTTCGGCCGCTGCCTGCAGACCTCCTACCCCGGGACGACGGTCCACCGCGTCGACACCGGCGGCAGCCCGAAGAAGGCCGCCGAGGGCCTCGCCCAGCTGCTGGCCACCGACCCCGGGCTGGGCGGGATCTACCTCCAGGGCGGCAGCGTCTTCCTGGAGCCGGTACTGGAGACCCTCCAGGCACGCGGCCGACTCGTCCCCGCCGGACGCCCGGGCCATCTCACCGTCGTCTCCAACGACGGCACGCCGGCGGAGCTGGCGGCCATCCGGAGCGGGCTGATCGACGCCACCGTCTCGCAGCCCGTCGACCTGTACGCCCACTACGCGCTCGTCTACGCCCGGGCCGCCGCGGCCGGTCAGCACTTCGCTCCGGGACCGACGGACCACGGCTCGACCGTCGTCACCCTTCCCAACGGCCTGGAGGACCAGCTCCCCGCCACCCTGGTCACCCGCCAGAACGCCGACGACCCGACCCTGTGGGGCAACCGGAGGACCCGCTAGAGCCCCCAGTCCGGAACGGCGCCGGGCTGCTGTTCCGCCCAGATCACCTTGCCGCGGTCGGTGTAGCGGGTGCCCCAGCGACGGGTCATCTGGGCCACCATGAACAACCCGCGGCCGCCCTCGTCGGTGATCCGGGCGTGCCGCAGCCTCGGCGAGGTGCTGCTGCCGTCCGCCACCTCGCACACCAGGAAGGTGTCGTGGAGCAGCCGCAGCCGGATCGGCTCCCCGCCGTAGCGGACGGCGTTGGTGACCAGCTCGCTGACCACCAGCTCGGTGGTCAGCTCCAGCTCCTCCAGACCCCACGCGCGCAGCGTCCGCACAGCCATCGCCCGGGCCTCCCGCACCACCGCGGGATCGGACAGCAGGTCCCAGGAGGCCACCCGGTCCTGCCCCAGGACGTGCGTGCGGGCGAGCAGCAGGGCCGCGTCGTCCGCCGCGGGGCCCGGCGGAAGAGCCGCCAGGGTGCGCTCGCACAGGTCGTCGAGCGGACTTCCCGGGTGCTCGCCGAGCACCGCGCGCAGAGCCTCCTGACCCGCCCCCGGGTCCCGGTCGGGCCCGGTCAGCAGGCCGTCCGTGTACAGGGCGATCACCGTACCCTCGGGCAGCGTGGTGCGGTGTGCCTCGAACGGCAGCGAGCCGAGACCCAGCGGCGGGCCACCGGGCAGGTCCGCGAAGGTGACCGTCCCGTCGGGAGCGACCAGGGCGGGTGCCGGGTGGCCGGCCCTCGCCATCACACAGCTGCGGTCCACGGGGTCGTAGACGACGTACAGACAGCTCGCCCCGAGCACGGCCGCGGCGGCGGAGGTGTCGTCCGACGGCCCGTACCCCGCCCTGTCCGCTGTCCCGCCCACCACCTCGCCCACCACGCCGGCCGCGCCGCCGGTCCGGGCCTCGGCCTCCTCGTCGATCAGGCGCAGGACCAGGTCGTCGAGGTGGGCGAGCAGCTCCTCCGGCGGCAGGTCGGTGCCCGCCAGGGTGCGGACCGCCATCCGCAGCCGGCCCATGGCGGCGGCCGCGGCGAGGCCGTGGCCGACCACGTCCCCGGCCACCAGCGCCACCCGGGCACCGGAGAGCGGGATGGCGTCGAACCAGTCGCCGCCCGCCCCGGCCGGTCCCCGAGCCGGTCGGTACCGTGCCGCGACGTCCATCGTGGTGCCGCCCCTGGTCAGCTTGGGCAGCAGGCTGCGCTGCA comes from Streptomyces sp. TLI_053 and encodes:
- a CDS encoding FadR/GntR family transcriptional regulator, translated to MAVTDEAIGKIKEMIVSGALRPGDRLPREADLAAELGLSRNSLREAVKALSLLNILDVRQGDGTYVSSLEPQELLEAVSFVLDFHRDDTALQAFQVRGILEPAATAMAAQRITPEQLDGLRQLLAGLGEQPGVEELVASDLEFHRRIAEAAGIPLLCSLLDTVSAPTVRARLWRGITQQDAVARTLAEHTAIVDALEQRDAETARAWSTVHVASITRWLRTAL
- a CDS encoding substrate-binding domain-containing protein, with product MRNVRRSLPVPVLATALLLTSCTGSGGGPAAAGPPRIAVDIPRSDSDFWNSFGARLAEDRGGPDTELLPVTFSDGDVHRLVDHLGEFRRAGARAVVVAPQDTRAAAADLDRLTAAGIGVISVDTRPEAGSVYMVVRADNRAHGTRACEFLGGRLGGRGSLVVLQDSLDSVNSYERSQAFGRCLQTSYPGTTVHRVDTGGSPKKAAEGLAQLLATDPGLGGIYLQGGSVFLEPVLETLQARGRLVPAGRPGHLTVVSNDGTPAELAAIRSGLIDATVSQPVDLYAHYALVYARAAAAGQHFAPGPTDHGSTVVTLPNGLEDQLPATLVTRQNADDPTLWGNRRTR